One window of Halichondria panicea chromosome 7, odHalPani1.1, whole genome shotgun sequence genomic DNA carries:
- the LOC135338838 gene encoding E3 SUMO-protein ligase PIAS2-like isoform X4 — protein MASSERYHSSHSRGSSSEDQRAECQGMLSEFRVNELKELLRKTSQSQRGRKAELFQRANELLRHGSPKIQLYIRDIYQTVRPYRSPKRGSPAKAQACLRLAQQLAHQQSRQGYVVHPDVKFKPHPFFRLKETIIRPTALVSTAHSPSGGCTMRVQFFLSPVQVQEIYTSKNSQGDYSNQVIVRFARQETSCEQEDFYPKQCYIKVNDNYVEIPGYAPQYSHRPDYKRMGKPVDITNFIKTSASHTNDVVLYWHQDIMYPQGFCVTIEHVKSLSSSDLLTGLKSKGLRSPDISRALVKEKLTTDADSEISATSLRISLICPLGKIRMTNPSRAMGCSHLQCFDASIYLQMNERKAQWICPVCDKTAPFKDLFVDGLFKEICERSTSDIIEFSSDGTWKSFSNKITAHNILTPDMKHNNGTITVKSTPEKRAGQTCNNPIIIDLTLSDSEDEEPITQLSRKSSTSSETGSSTSACSSNLSGTLDERDSTRHPTSAQSSHWMITSSRY, from the exons ATGGCTTCGTCAGAAAGATACCATTCTTCTCACAGTCGTGGATCAAGTAGTGAAGACCAAAGGGCAGAATGTCAG GGTATGCTGTCAGAGTTTCGAGTAAATGAGCTGAAGGAGCTCCTCCGTAAAACCAGCCAATCACAACGAGGGAGGAAAGCAGAGCTATTTCAAAGAGCCAACGAACTTCTTCGTCATGGCAGCCCTAAGATACAGCTCTATATTCGTGACATCTATCAGACTGTTCGACCGTACCGAAGCCCAAAACGTGGCTCCCCAGCAAAGGCGCAGGCATGTCTACGACTGGCCCAGCAGTTGGCACATCAACAGAGCAGACAGGGATATGTGGTGCATCCTGATGTCAAGTTCAAACCCCACCCGTTCTTTAGGCTCAAGGAGACGATCATAAGACCAACTGCCTTGG taTCCACAGCCCATTCCCCCAGTGGTGGTTGCACCATGAGAGTACAATTTTTCTTGTCTCCTGTTCAAGTGCAGGAGATCTATACATCAAA GAATTCGCAAGGCGACTACTCCAATCAGGTCATTGTAAG GTTTGCTCGACAGGAGACTAGCTGTGAACAAGAAGATTTCTATCCCAAACAGTGCTACATCAAAGTCAATGATAACTACGTTGAGATACCG ggaTATGCTCCACAATACTCACACAGACCAGACTACAAGCGTATGGGTAAACCAGTGGACATCACCAACTTCATTAAGACCTCTGCCTCCCATACTAACGATGTTGTTCTATATTGGCATCAGGACATCATGTACCCACAG gGGTTCTGTGTGACAATTGAGCATGTGAAGAGCCTGTCCTCCAGTGACCTTCTCACAGGGCTCAAATCAAAGGGGTTGAGGAGCCCAGACATCTCCAGGGCTCTCG TGAAGGAGAAATTGACAACAGACGCTGACTCCGAGATATCTGCAACCTCGTTAAGAATATCACTAATTTGTCCA CTTGGCAAGATACGTATGACTAACCCTAGCAGAGCCATGGGCTGCAGTCATCTGCAGTGCTTTGACGCTAGCATTTACTTACAAATGAATGAGAG GAAAGCACAGTGGATATGTCCCGTCTGTGATAAGACAGCACCATTCAAAGATCTATTTGTTGATgg ATTGTTTAAGGAGATTTGTGAGAGAAGTACCTCAGATATTATAGAGTTCAGTTCTGACGGAACATGGAAATCTTTCTCTAACAAAA TCACAGCTCACAATATTCTAACCCCGGATATGAAACATAACAATGGCACCATCACGGTTAAGAGCACACCAGAGAAGAGGGCGGGGCAAACGTGCAATAATCCCATTATCATTGACCTCACTCTGAGTGATTCTGAGGACGAGGAACCAATCACACAATT GAGTCGAAAGTCCTCTACTAGCAGTGAAACGGGCTCATCCACTAGCGCCTGTAGCAGCAACCTCTCGGGAACACTAGATGAACGGGACTCAACCAGGCACCCCACATCCGCCCAGTCCTCTCAC TGGATGATAACCTCTTCTCGTTATTAA
- the LOC135338838 gene encoding E3 SUMO-protein ligase PIAS2-like isoform X3, whose translation MASSERYHSSHSRGSSSEDQRAECQGMLSEFRVNELKELLRKTSQSQRGRKAELFQRANELLRHGSPKIQLYIRDIYQTVRPYRSPKRGSPAKAQACLRLAQQLAHQQSRQGYVVHPDVKFKPHPFFRLKETIIRPTALVSTAHSPSGGCTMRVQFFLSPVQVQEIYTSKNSQGDYSNQVIVRFARQETSCEQEDFYPKQCYIKVNDNYVEIPGYAPQYSHRPDYKRMGKPVDITNFIKTSASHTNDVVLYWHQDIMYPQGFCVTIEHVKSLSSSDLLTGLKSKGLRSPDISRALVKEKLTTDADSEISATSLRISLICPLGKIRMTNPSRAMGCSHLQCFDASIYLQMNERKAQWICPVCDKTAPFKDLFVDGLFKEICERSTSDIIEFSSDGTWKSFSNKITAHNILTPDMKHNNGTITVKSTPEKRAGQTCNNPIIIDLTLSDSEDEEPITQLSRKSSTSSETGSSTSACSSNLSGTLDERDSTRHPTSAQSSHVSSESCPVSVITQWPSALSSRSSNTPVVIQGPPPQEDVITIQHGFASSPQQQDLYDDSYNVIPMDDNLFSLLNLDQFW comes from the exons ATGGCTTCGTCAGAAAGATACCATTCTTCTCACAGTCGTGGATCAAGTAGTGAAGACCAAAGGGCAGAATGTCAG GGTATGCTGTCAGAGTTTCGAGTAAATGAGCTGAAGGAGCTCCTCCGTAAAACCAGCCAATCACAACGAGGGAGGAAAGCAGAGCTATTTCAAAGAGCCAACGAACTTCTTCGTCATGGCAGCCCTAAGATACAGCTCTATATTCGTGACATCTATCAGACTGTTCGACCGTACCGAAGCCCAAAACGTGGCTCCCCAGCAAAGGCGCAGGCATGTCTACGACTGGCCCAGCAGTTGGCACATCAACAGAGCAGACAGGGATATGTGGTGCATCCTGATGTCAAGTTCAAACCCCACCCGTTCTTTAGGCTCAAGGAGACGATCATAAGACCAACTGCCTTGG taTCCACAGCCCATTCCCCCAGTGGTGGTTGCACCATGAGAGTACAATTTTTCTTGTCTCCTGTTCAAGTGCAGGAGATCTATACATCAAA GAATTCGCAAGGCGACTACTCCAATCAGGTCATTGTAAG GTTTGCTCGACAGGAGACTAGCTGTGAACAAGAAGATTTCTATCCCAAACAGTGCTACATCAAAGTCAATGATAACTACGTTGAGATACCG ggaTATGCTCCACAATACTCACACAGACCAGACTACAAGCGTATGGGTAAACCAGTGGACATCACCAACTTCATTAAGACCTCTGCCTCCCATACTAACGATGTTGTTCTATATTGGCATCAGGACATCATGTACCCACAG gGGTTCTGTGTGACAATTGAGCATGTGAAGAGCCTGTCCTCCAGTGACCTTCTCACAGGGCTCAAATCAAAGGGGTTGAGGAGCCCAGACATCTCCAGGGCTCTCG TGAAGGAGAAATTGACAACAGACGCTGACTCCGAGATATCTGCAACCTCGTTAAGAATATCACTAATTTGTCCA CTTGGCAAGATACGTATGACTAACCCTAGCAGAGCCATGGGCTGCAGTCATCTGCAGTGCTTTGACGCTAGCATTTACTTACAAATGAATGAGAG GAAAGCACAGTGGATATGTCCCGTCTGTGATAAGACAGCACCATTCAAAGATCTATTTGTTGATgg ATTGTTTAAGGAGATTTGTGAGAGAAGTACCTCAGATATTATAGAGTTCAGTTCTGACGGAACATGGAAATCTTTCTCTAACAAAA TCACAGCTCACAATATTCTAACCCCGGATATGAAACATAACAATGGCACCATCACGGTTAAGAGCACACCAGAGAAGAGGGCGGGGCAAACGTGCAATAATCCCATTATCATTGACCTCACTCTGAGTGATTCTGAGGACGAGGAACCAATCACACAATT GAGTCGAAAGTCCTCTACTAGCAGTGAAACGGGCTCATCCACTAGCGCCTGTAGCAGCAACCTCTCGGGAACACTAGATGAACGGGACTCAACCAGGCACCCCACATCCGCCCAGTCCTCTCACGTTAGTAGCGAGTCTTGCCCGGTCTCTGTAATTACTCAGTGGCCCTCAGCACTGTCCTCGAGATCATCTAACACCCCTGTAGTTATACAGGGGCCTCCCCCTCAGGAGGATGTAATTACTATACAACATGGTTTTGCATCCTCTCCTCAACAACAGGACTTGTATGATGATAGTTACAATGTGATTCCTA TGGATGATAACCTCTTCTCGTTATTAAATCTCGACCAATTTTGGT GA